The genomic window TACAAatataaagaatatatataagCCTTCAAAGAAAAATTTGAACTCCTACATTTTTAATTAAGGAAAGAAAAATGATGAGCTACTAagtcagatttttattttattttgaaacttTTTCCTTAGAAATATAGAACAAGAACGTAGCTACTAACTAACCAACCCGTGAATTTGAGAGTTTGAGTAATTATTACTGATTAGAATAGTTGAGTGTTAGTTGCACATTGACTTCAAGTTTTAATAAGGAACTTCATTTTCAAGGGGGTTGGGTTGTGGAAACTGGAAAGTCCATCTTCATCAAGGGATATGCACCTTATTTCCACTCATATCTCCCTAAGTATcacattttaaatattaaataaatcacATTTAAGAATATGATGAATTAGTTCAAGAATATAATTTCAACTCATCAAAGACTTCTGAGCATAGAGTGAAGGAGAATGTAACCCCACTATATATATAGACATGCTAATAAATCTAGTATTCACTTTTTGGACACTTACGTGGAAGATTGGGGTATGTTCAGTGATGAATGTGAGCTCGGTAATACTAAAATAACTGAGTTAAAACATAGTGGGTTAGAAGAAAAAATAGTGCAGGCATTGATTGCTTTGCAGTGATTTGATCAATTTAGAGAGCCCAAAAAAAACATGAATTATctttaaaaagaaaaactaaaatataGCGGCTGAGGCTTAGCTCAGATGGTAAATCATGTGCCTCTTAATATGTTGCATCCAGGTTTTTTAGTGTTGTGTAGGTGAGTATATAATGTGGGTGTATAATNNNNNNNNNNNNNNNNNNNNNNATTATCAAAATctgttattatatatataatttatttttaataaatattttatattttaatatatattcatACTAATATTTTGTTGGATACCTAACATAGTTGTTAACCCAAAAAATTAACCGGCGGCGGTGGTGGTAGGTGGATTGACTGATAGGTGAGGCAAGTTGATAGGATGGGAAGGTAGGGTCTATAAAGCTACACGCCTATTCCTTCCATTCACTCACTTTCAAAATGGTCCTACCCTCCTCCTTCACCGCCGTACAAGTCGAGAATGTCACGTTTCCGGCCACCGCCAAAGCTCCAGGCTCCGACAAGAGCTTCTTCCTTGGCGGAGCAGGAGTCAGGGGCCTCCAAATCGACGACAAATTCGTCAAGTTCACCGCCATTGCTGTTTACCTCCAGGATAACGCCGTTCCCTCACTCGCCCTCAAATGGAACGGTAAGACCCCGACCGAGTTAACGGAATCCGTCGACTTCTTCAGAGACATCGTTACAGGTAACCGTTACTCTCTGCATCCAGGCACCTATGGCTGTGAAAACTTTAACAGCACTGATCTGAATTTTTATGGTGTAGGTCCGTTTGAGAAATTTATGCAGGTAACCATGATCTTGCCTTTGACGGGTCAACAATACTCCCAGAAAGTCTCTGAAAATTGCGTCGCTATTTGGAAGCATCTTGGAATTTACACCGACCAAGAAGCcaatgccattgacaagtttctTTCCGTTTTCAAAGATCAGAATTTCCCTCCAGATTCCTCTATTCTTTTCACACTATTACCCAACGGATCTCTAGTGGTTAGTAATGCCACAATAAAAGATGATTACTAAAATTAACCACCAAATtagtattattaatttaattttgatgcataatATAAAACAGATTCATGCGAGTTAGTTATTTTTTTCTGATATAGTAATTGTCTAGAATAATCCATGCTTATCGTAGCAGAATAATCACACTTTTTTATAGCTGCATAATCAagcttttttttatgaaaatcaaATATGTATATGAATATGAAAATCAATTAATCACACTGTTTGCAGATTGGTTTTTCTAAAGATGGATCTATTCCAGAAGCCGGAACTGCAGTGATTGAGAATAAACTACTCTCAGAAGCTGTGCTTGAATCAATGATTGGAAAGCATGGTGTTTCCCCTGCTGCAAAACAGAGTTTGGCCACCAGATTATATGAGTTATTCAAACAGAGTGGTCATAATGATACTGCTGATAAAAAATTGCATGATTCTGATACTGATCATGGATTACATCACACGAAAAATGGAAATTCGGTTGCCGAAGATGTAGCAGAAAAATTACCTTAGGAGCACATTCAATCTATCACTCACGAGCTTCTAGTGTATTAATAAAATGAATGGTGAAAAGGTAGAATTTCTTTGTTTTGTTACTATGATATGTGAACAAATATAGCACAGATGGTTGAGGATCTGTGTGAATATAATGCAGAGTTCAGGTTTTTATGATGGTTTTCTTTCTGTATATATTAAATGAgacaccaaaagaaaaaaaaatggtggAAATTAGGGAACATAAGAAGCTTGATGCTTTGGATACAAAATCTGTTACAGCATATTATGATACAAGTAGCCAAGTACAAGGATAATTCAGAAAAGAAATTAGCATTCATTTTTACAATTGGATGTAATCTTTCTTCAACTGAAGTTAGATCTCAATGCAGGGGTTGGCCACATTCAGAATCTGAAAAAGTCTTGTAGTCAAACAATCTTTTAAAGCAGGGGTAACAGGAATCTCCCTCAATCATGGTCTCCAATACTGCCTTGTTTTCATTAGATGCATGCTGTTCTTCTGGTTGTTAACTTGATAATTCTGAGGAAATTAAAGAATTGGTTAATTTATGCTTGCGAGATTCTTGTGGACAACTAACTCTTTTAATTTGGGTGTGATTAAATTTCTCGATGCTGAGGCCATAGGTTGGACATTTTTGTCAGATTAAATAATAATCTTCTTAATATATTATTAAACATGAACTTGATGTCATTGATGCACCTCATGTATACATAGAATTCAAACACTTTTATATATTAACACACATCAGATTCTGTCAATGTAGTATTTACAAGCCTACTACTCTTATTAGCATATTCTCTTATGAAGCACATCAGCCTAACTGTGTGTTTAGTTTTCATGTATGCACAAACCAAACTAAACCAAGCCAAGGTTAAAAGCTTTTGTCTAAATTTGTAATTCTTTTATAGAATAAGTGAATAACTTAAATCCATATTTAATTATTCATTCAAATAAGGTGGTGGATcgatcatcatcaccaccaccaccactttaTAGTTGGTAGACAAAGGTTTGGGTGCCCAATAACAACCGCAATTTTATAATTCAATGGATCTAATTCAACTTCAAAAacaaacttaaagtgcaagaattgTCTTATAAGCTATCATATAAAtaggttttattattttatcataagTATGTATATTAAAGTATTATTAATGGATAATTTAGATatacataaaaatattatattaataatatttctaTAATTTAAGTATAAATACGGTACTCTAAGAGTACTTTCATGTATATCTTTACTAGGATAAAAAATTAAGCATTCTAATTTGTTAGGATCGTAAATTATGTNNNNNNNNNNNNNNNNNNNNNNNNNCTAAATTATCCAttaataagtattaatattaatattagtatttctctatcttcttttagtcaaaaatttgttttttatGTTAAATATCATATGGGTtaaatattttgtaatttttaagtATTGCTTTATCATTGTCTTTCATGTCAATATTTATGTTCTTGGATGAAATTACTTAGTGTAAGTAATGAAATTAATAGTCTAAGAAATATATACTTGGAGCTCTAGTAGGAAAATCTGCTTTGTTTCACTCATTTAATTGATTGGCAATTTGGCATAAAGGAAAGAAAAGCAGACAAGCACAGAGATAATTGAGACAAGAAGAGTGGCATTATTTATGACAAAGTAAACAGCAATGTCTAGTTGGAACCCTTTTTTATCGAAGGTTGTTATGAGAGCTTCAACTTCTTAGAACTCAATGGAGGGATTGGCTTCATTCAGAATCTGAGAAAGTCTTGTAGCCAAACTCTCTTTAAAAGCAGGGGAAACAGGAATCTCCCCAATCATTGTCTCCAACACTGCTTCTGAAAGTGCCTTGTTTTCAATAAATGCATTCCTATGTTCTGGTATTGTGTCATCTTTGGAGAATTTCAGCTGTTATTAATTAATCAAACatgttaaattaaattaaattacattACTATTGGttgattaaaattaattaattaattaagtatagTATATATACTGACCCCTAATGTTCCATTGGGGAATTGTTCATAGAAGACAGTAGA from Arachis ipaensis cultivar K30076 chromosome B09, Araip1.1, whole genome shotgun sequence includes these protein-coding regions:
- the LOC107617316 gene encoding chalcone--flavonone isomerase 2: MVLPSSFTAVQVENVTFPATAKAPGSDKSFFLGGAGVRGLQIDDKFVKFTAIAVYLQDNAVPSLALKWNGKTPTELTESVDFFRDIVTGPFEKFMQVTMILPLTGQQYSQKVSENCVAIWKHLGIYTDQEANAIDKFLSVFKDQNFPPDSSILFTLLPNGSLVIGFSKDGSIPEAGTAVIENKLLSEAVLESMIGKHGVSPAAKQSLATRLYELFKQSGHNDTADKKLHDSDTDHGLHHTKNGNSVAEDVAEKLP